Proteins encoded within one genomic window of Panicum virgatum strain AP13 chromosome 1N, P.virgatum_v5, whole genome shotgun sequence:
- the LOC120656986 gene encoding protein CROWDED NUCLEI 1-like, whose amino-acid sequence MFTPQGKGWTGWSTPTPANQRSGGGAPGASAPLGKGKGRVAELEQELHEYQYNMGLLLLEKKEWAEKLEEVSQMLKQKEEILKREQASHLNAISEYERREESMRKALGVEKQCVIDLEKALREIRAELAEVKFMSEKKTADAQSLEATLEEKSLEIEGKLHAADAKLAEANRKKSQADRDLEEVEARQRRLEKEKLYFETDRKARAKQLKEQEESLQEWEKKLKESQNRLVDLQRSVNDREERANRNDQLFKIKHGELEEARKSVEANKHALKAKEDDINRRLNELHSQEKGANSKCKELEEREKKLIEREEKASIREKEGLQKLIEDHRVELETKRRDFELELERERKSFDEKMVHKQADLVKRERDVKSLEAKLSKSEQVLNDKMKEMEGWQNDLDTKSKALKRWEESLKNDDKRLLEEKQRMDQEKHQVEMSKLELERIKSTLEAEKERILEEQNNLKLTEEERQEHSVLTEKLKKEIEEYRMRSNSLSEEIEDLRKQRQKFEEEWEQLDEKRAHLVEEGKKLNIERMNLERWRDTEEKRLNDAKLEMEERYKEKLENLDRKEKALNDDIKHKQMENDEHLKGERADLQRKLQLHRHELEMEMEQKQASKEKELEDKENELNRKMDFVENKLRHAIELNESKIQKIISEKKQLQMERKILLEEREKLETDKADIKRDIDSLHVLSQSLKLRRESYNRDRNNLINLFEKYKVCKNCGISLFEELDSLVLKDSVEIEHPSLAVERDDRSLNTDTAPHTGTLINSSGRLSLLQKCSRLFKFSPGKKGDQSSEQPTESIPFGARLEEASQGDGDYEPTPVYEIAHDSFDAEYDLPSDSGARENEESERHDPADDVQMESSFGVADNGIDVRGTQSFDGTNDMAVDATNDMAVDAIIASVDQNGKDSAAPAEADLQPETSKQGQRQQNRKGRGKGGVKRTRSVRAVVEDAKAILGETSEKNDGQRDPVAMGTRKRRFAGSTISEQDEEGSEAHSESISLGGQRRKRRQTAGTVTETLGEKRYNLRRSKVANATAATVQTDKKKAAKAGSKHKVEATADDTEGTSKAVEEPAPESKRASEPADYGASQLHEFSQVEVGDAPAPAPAPAPAEEIGEEGGDIDIVDGKDALPDVPMTPSGSELGAEQDDEDDDDDLERRNQSISKKLWSFFTT is encoded by the exons ATGTTTACTCCGCAGGGGAAAGGGTGGACCGGATGGTCAACACCGACTCCGGCGAACCAGCGGAGCGGTGGTGGTGCTCCGGGCGCGTCGGCGCCCCTTGGCAAGGGGAAAGGAAGAGTCGCCGAGCTTGAGCAGGAG TTGCATGAGTATCAGTACAATATGGGTTTGCTCTTGCTTGAGAAGAAAGAATGGGCAGAAAAACTTGAGGAAGTCAGTCAAATGCTGAAACAGAAAGAGGAGATATTGAAGCGGGAACAAGCCTCACACTTGAATGCTATATCAGAATATGAAAGGCGGGAGGAGAGCATGCGAAAAGCATTGGGTGTTGAGAAACAATGTGTAATTGAT CTGGAAAAAGCGTTGCGTGAAATACGCGCAGAGCTAGCTGAGGTCAAATTTATGTCTGAGAAAAAGACAGCAGACGCTCAATCCCTTGAGGCTACTTTGGAGGAAAAATCTTTGGAGATTGAGGGAAAACTTCATGCTGCAGATGCGAAACTTGCAGAGGCAAACCGTAAGAAGTCACAAGCTGACCGAGATTTAGAGGAGGTCGAAGCTCGTCAACGTAGACTGGAGAAGGAGAAACTGTATTTTGAGACTGA CCGGAAGGCACGGGCAAAACAACTCAAGGAGCAGGAGGAATCACTGCAGGAATGGGAGAAAAAGCTGAAGGAAAGTCAGAACAGACTTGTTGATTTGCAGAGGTCTGTAAATGATCGAGAGGAGAGGGCTAACAGGAATGACCAACTTTTCAAGATAAAACATGGTGAACTTGAGGAAGCAAGAAAGTCAGTGGAGGCAAATAAACATGCTTTGAAAGCTAAAGAGGATGATATTAACAGAAGATTAAATGAATTACATTCACAGGAAAAG GGTGCTAACTCAAAGTGCAAGGAGCTGGAAGAACGAGAAAAGAAACTGATTgagagagaagaaaaggccagTATTAGGGAAAAA GAAGGGCTTCAGAAGCTTATTGAGGATCATCGGGTGGAGCTTGAAACCAAAAGACGGGATTTTGAGTTAGAactagagagggagaggaaatcGTTTGATGAAAAGATGGTACACAAGCAAGCGGATTTAGTGAAAAGGGAGAGAGATGTCAAATCTTTGGAGGCTAAGCTCTCTAAAAGTGAGCAGGTATTGAATGACAAGATGAAAGAAATGGAAGGTTGGCAGAATGATCTTGATACCAAATCCAAAGCTCTGAAGAGATGGGAGGAATCATTGAAAAATGATGACAAGAGGTTACTGGAAGAAAAGCAGCGTATGGATCAGGAAAAACATCAAGTTGAGATGTCAAAATTAGAGCTTGAAAGGATCAAATCCACACTAGAAGCTGAAAAGGAAAGAATATTAGAAGAGCAGAATAATCTGAAACTCACAGAGGAAGAGAGGCAGGAGCATAGCGTGCTGACAGAAAAACTCAAGAAGGAGATTGAGGAGTACAGaatgcgaagcaactccctctCTGAAGAAATTGAAGATTTGAGGAAGCAGCGGCAGAAGTTTGAAGAAGAGTGGGAACAGCTAGATGAAAAAAGAGCTCACCTAGTAGAGGAAGGCAAAAAGTTGAATATTGAGAGGATGAATTTAGAACGGTGGCGTGACACTGAAGAAAAGAGGTTAAATGATGCAAAGCTCGAAATGGAAGAAAGATACAAGGAAAAGCTGGAGAATCTTGATCGCAAGGAAAAGGCTTTGAATGATGATATAAAACACAAACAAATGGAGAATGATGAACATCTTAAGGGAGAACGTGCTGACCTTCAGCGTAAGTTGCAGCTCCATCGGCATGAactggagatggagatggagcaAAAACAAGCAAGTAAAGAGAAGGAACTGGAAGACAAGGAAAATGAGCTAAACAGGAAAATGGACTTTGTGGAAAATAAACTCAGACATGCAATTGAGTTAAATGAGTCCAAGATTCAGAAGATAATATCAGAGAAAAAGCAGCTGCAGATGGAAAGAAAAATTCTACTTGAGGAAAGAGAGAAGCTGGAAACTGACAAGGCAGATATTAAAAGAGATATTGATAGTCTTCACGTGCTGAGCCAGAGTTTGAAACTACGAAGAGAATCATATAACAGGGACAGGAATAACCTCATTAATTTATTTGAAAAGTATAAGGTGTGCAAAAACTGTGGGATTTCTCTCTTTGAGGAATTAGATTCTCTGGTGCTTAAAGACAGTGTTGAAATTGAGCACCCCAGTTTGGCTGTTGAGAGAGATGATCGTTCCTTGAACACTGATACAGCTCCACATACAGGAACCCTTATTAATTCAAGTGGTCGTTTATCTTTGTTACAGAAGTGTTCTAGGCTGTTCAAATTCTCTCCTGGAAAAAAGGGTGATCAGTCATCAGAGCAGCCAACAGAGAGCATACCTTTTGGTGCAAGACTGGAGGAAGCATCACAGGGTGATGGAGATTATGAGCCAACTCCTGTCTATGAGATAGCACATGATTCTTTTGATGCAGAGTATGATCTACCTTCTGATAGTGGAGCAAGGGAGAATGAAGAGTCCGAAAGGCATGACCCAGCTGATGATGTCCAGATGGAGTCTTCATTTGGTGTAGCAGATAATGGTATAGATGTTCGTGGAACTCAATCGTTTGATGGCACTAACGACATGGCAGTTGATGCCACTAATGACATGGCAGTTGATGCCATTATTGCCTCTGTTGATCAAAATGGAAAGGACTCTGCAGCTCCTGCTGAAGCAGATTTACAGCCTGAAACATCAAAGCAAGGACAACGCCAACAAAACAGGAAAGGTAGAGGGAAAGGTGGTGTGAAGAGGACACGATCTGTTCGTGCTGTAGTTGAAGATGCTAAAGCAATTCTTGGTGAGACTTCTGAGAAGAATGATGGTCAGAGAGATCCAGTTGCAATGGGTACACGTAAGCGGCGTTTTGCTGGTTCAACGATAAGTGAACAAGACGAAGAAGGCAGCGAGGCACATTCAGAAAGTATTTCACTTGGAGGGCAGCGTCGCAAGAGGCGGCAAACTGCTGGAACAGTGACAGAGACCCTGGGAGAGAAGCGTTACAATTTGAGACGCAGTAAAGT tgcaaatgcaacagCTGCAACAGTCCAAACTGACAAAAAGAAAGCTGCAAAGGCAGGAAGTAAACATAAGGTAGAGGCTACTGCTGATGATACGGAAGGAACCTCAAAGGCTGTTGAGGAGCCTGCTCCTGAGAGCAAAAGGGCATCAGAACCTGCAGACTATGGTGCATCGCAGTTGCATGAGTTTTCCCAG GTTGAAGTTGGCgatgcccctgcccctgcccctgcccctgcccctgcagAGGAAATTGGTGAGGAAGGTGGTGATATTGATATCGTGGATGGTAAAGATGCACTGCCTGATGTTCCTATGACTCCATCTGGAAGTGAGCTCGGGGCAGAACAGGATGATGAGGACGACGATGATGATTTGGAGAGACGAAACCAATCTATCAGCAAAAAACTCTGGTCTTTCTTCACAACATGA
- the LOC120656985 gene encoding TBC1 domain family member 15-like, producing MRGGDAGAAAEAGSPRSPDLYDLSDDSDYAAAAAAASDHTAMRMDLVDRGSDVTARLDVVYEKERVTIHPTQYGSGRISGKLRLFLQQGSLFLSWEPNEGADSLSTSSFGVEIEKYRNLYTIKALPLSDVRFIRKHTPTFGSDYIIIVLSSGLAFPPLYFYNGGIRELFATLKQHVFIIRSDDDPNVFLVNDFQDPLQKSLSSLELPGVATVANAMSRQNSLSFTGSVDETRHGADERLGEASSMSQYGSKQKHKPNDPGRDLSIQVLEKFSLVTKFARDTTSSLFRDNSGAHGYGRQQHEYVFDNKASDKYKNQYVTPEKASIPSAPLESDPLPLVWGKQRDCPLSVEEWTAFLDPEGRVMDSKALRKKVFYGGVDHVLRKEVWKFLLGYHEYDSTYAEREYLTAMKRAEYEAIKSQWKSISATQAKRFTKFRERKGLIDKDVVRTDRSVPYYEGDDNQNIVVLRDILLTYSFYNFDLGYCQGMSDFLAPILYVMEDESESFWCFASLMERLGANFNRDQNGMHAQLLALSKLVELLDPPLHNYFRQNDCLNYFFCFRWVLIQFKREFSFDQVMLLWEVLWTHYLSEHFHLYLCVAILKRYRQRIIGEQMDFDILLKFINELSGQINLDRAIQDAEALCTIAGENGASCIPPGTPPSMPIETDGCLYVQEDEVL from the exons ATGCGTGGAGGAGAcgcaggagcagcagcggaGGCAGGGTCCCCGCGCTCGCCGGACCTCTACGACCTCTCCGACGACTCCGActacgccgcagccgccgccgccgcctccgaccaCACG GCGATGCGGATGGATTTGGTGGACAGAGGCTCGGATGTGACAGCGAGGCTTGACGTGGTTTATGAGAAGGAGCGTGTGACCATCCACCCAACGCAGTATGGCTCTGGCCGGATCAGTGGGAAGCTACGCCTGTTTCTGCAGCAGGGATCATTGTTCCTG AGCTGGGAGCCAAATGAAGGAGCCGACTCTTTGTCAACCAGTTCATTTGGTGTTGAAATAGAAAAAT ATAGAAATCTGTACACTATCAAGGCCTTGCCCTTAAGTGATGTCCGCTTCATCCGTAAGCATACCCCAACATTTGGATCGGACTACATAATAATTGTTCTATCGTCAG GCCTGGCTTTTCCTCCATTATATTTCTACAATGGCGGAATTCGTGAATTGTTTGCGACATTGAAACAACACGTCTTCATTATCAG GTCGGATGATGATCCTAATGTTTTTCTTGTCAACGACTTTCAAGATCCTCTTCAG AAAAGCTTGTCATCCCTGGAGCTTCCAGGAGTGGCCACTGTGGCAAATGCCATGTCACGACAAAATTCACTCAGTTTCACTGGGTCAGTTGATGAGACCAGGCATGGGGCCGATGAAAGACTTGGGGAAGCTTCTAGTATGTCTCAGTATGGCTCAAAGCAAAAGCACAAACCAAACGACCCAGGTCGTGATCTTTCAATTCAagtcttggagaaattctcattGGTTACAAAGTTCGCACGTGATACTACATCAAGCCTCTTTCGAGACAATAGTGGTGCCCATGGTTATGGACGGCAACAACATGAATATGTCTTTGATAATAAAGCAAGTGATAAGTACAAAAATCAGTATGTAACACCAGAAAAGGCTTCTATACCCTCAGCTCCACTGGAG TCAGATCCATTGCCTCTGGTATGGGGAAAACAAAGAGATTGCCCATTAAGTGTTGAAGAG TGGACAGCTTTCTTAGATCCTGAAGGTAGAGTTATGGATTCAAAGGCGCTGAGGAAAAAGGTCTTTTATGGCGGAGTCGATCATGTTCTGAGAAAAGAG GTGTGGAAGTTCTTGTTGGGATATCATGAATATGATTCTACATATGCTGAGAGGGAGTACCTTACTGCCATGAAACGAGCAGAATATGAAGCTATAAAATCTCAGTGGAAG AGTATCTCAGCCACCCAAGCTAAAAGATTCACCAAGTTTAGGGAAAGAAAAGGCCTCATTGACAAAGATGTG GTGAGAACTGATAGGTCTGTTCCCTATTATGAAGGAGATGACAATCAGAATATTGTAGTTCTACGTGATATTCTGTTAACATATTCCTTCTACAATTTCGACCTTGGTTACTGCCAA GGAATGAGTGACTTTTTGGCTCCCATACTTTATGTCATGGAGGATGAATCTGAATCATTTTGGTGCTTCGCATCCTTGATGGAACGATTAGGAGCCAATTTTAATCGTGACCAGAATGGCATGCATGCTCAACTACTTGCATTATCCAAG CTCGTGGAGCTTCTTGATCCTCCATTGCATAACTATTTTAGGCAGAACGACTGCTTGAACTATTTCTTCTGTTTCCGCTGGGTTCTTATACAGTTCAAAAG GGAGTTCAGTTTTGACCAGGTCATGCTCTTATGGGAAGTTTTGTGGACCCATTATTTGTCAGAACACTTCCACTTGTACTTGTGCGTAGCAATCTTGAAAAGATACCGTCAGCGTATAATCGGGGAGCAGATGGACTTTGATATCCTCCTCAAGTTCATCAACGAGCTCAGTGGTCAGATCAATCTTGACCGGGCTATCCAGGATGCTGAGGCATTGTGTACTATTGCAGGGGAAAACGGGGCATCTTGTATTCCACCTGGAACGCCACCTTCAATGCCCATTGAAACTGATGGTTGCCTCTACGTGCAAGAAGATGAGGTTTTATGA